CCCACCTCTACCACTAGCTTCCCAAGGTGATCTCCACAGGCCAGCCTTCTCCCTCCATCCATGGCCATACCCCAGCCATTTTGTaccattatataaatatatatataaaatataaatatataaatacaatatgtGAAGACatcttcctgtttttattttgaaacacttTTTAGGCTTGTTCCGGGGGTCTCTGCCTGTATTGACCTGTTTTATAGGTGcctttttattaaaaagagaaaattcaaaaaTGCCATCTcttgcatttttatttctgtgcccGGTTTGCCTCTTCCCAGCTGGTTGTTGGATGCTGGGAGCAGAAAAGGGGGTCCCCAGGTGTCTTCACGGTTCTGCAATGAGGATACAGTCTCTGAAGCTATAGCATTGGTTTCCCCAGTGGGATCCCCCAGGGAGCTTGTACGGTTGGCTTGAGTGGTACTAGGCAACTCTGCTTCCTACCCCCACGCCCCCAGATCGGTGGCTGGGAGGAAGCCGAGCTCAGAATTGCCTGCTAACTTCCCCTATGTATGCATGGAGCAGCTTCCTCTGGTTCCATGTGAGTGGTACCCTCCCAGGGGCAGGGTACTGCCTTCCTGGGGTTTGAGGACTTGCCTGCCCAGGTTGGCTTCTTATATTGCCTCTGCCTAATGAAGACAGGAACCTCTGTCGTCATTCTCTTAGCTAGGTGTCCCCTCTCTTGAGGCTAGGACCACTTTGCTATCTTGCTTTCCCCAGGCAAGTTGGCTTCCTTCCCCATTGGTGCGTAGAATCCACGAGGGCCCTGGATCTCATTTCCCCACCAGTCTGTAAGCTTTGGTACAATGGGTGGAGAAGACAGCTGGGTTTGATTTTTACTTGTTCTTCCTTAGAGCCTGGAAAAGGTGTCTTTCCACTTTTCCACTGGGCCTCTTTCCTGCTGGCTTGCCCTTTACTCTTCTTAGGATACTGGCTAGCTTCCAGAACCTTCTGGAACTTGCCCTCAGTCTGTAATCCAAGATCCAGTAACATGGGGCTGACCCAATGCTGGTTAGGTTGGAACCAGACAGCTACCTAAAGTAGATCGGTTTCAGCTTTCTGCTTGGTTAAGAGAAAGGCACGGTTGAAGGTCTGGCATGAAGTCTGTATTTATGAGACAGGCACATTAAGGCCATAGTCTGCCGCCGCCAGCTGGCTATTCCTCTGTGGTATAGGAGTGGTGGGTAGCTGTGGCAGCCAGTAGTCTTTAAGATGATGGAATACATTCTGGGAGGAGAGTCTGGGCTCATAATCAGGAGGAAGATGAGACTGTGGGCCACAGCAGAGGTGGTTGTCCCTATGGCCAGGAAGAAATAAAGCTGAGCTTAGCTTTAGCTGGTTAGGATGGGAGGTGTATGGAGTTCTCTTCATCTAAGGTGATACAGGTGGCCTGGATATAGCTTGCTTTGCCTTTGGGCTGCTTTCCCCTTTGGGAAAGTTTGAGAGAGTTTATCTAGCTTTCCCATCTGGGGACACTGGCCCAAGCTCGAGTTGGATGGGTTCCGCCACCACTTTATCCTCCcaaggaaaacagaaacagacaggggcCCCGAGACTTCCGGGATCTAGAAGGTGGTGAGGGAAGTAGCATTCTCTGACTCAGAGAGACTACTCTTGCGCCAGTTGGGGAAAAGTTGGCAAAGGGAGGCCGGGCCAGCACAGCCCAGCTTGGTCAGAAGCCGAGAGAGGTCACTGCGGAACTTTACGCCAGCGAAGGTGTAGAGCATGGGATTGAGACAGCAGTGTGCCAGGCCCAGGAATTCACACAAGGTGATGGCCACAGAGAGATAGCCACTCAGCTCGCAGCTGCTATTCACAGCCTTCAGCCTCTCCAGTGTATCTAGGAAGATGACAATGTGGTAGGGCGACCAGCAGAGGAAGAAAATGCTTGTCACTAAAATGGCCACCCTGACCGCCTTCTGCCGCTGAGGGCGCCGCTGGGCCTGCAGTAGCCTGTGGACCACGCCCACGTAACACCATCCCATCACAAGCATCGGTAGTAGGAAGCCCCCGATGTGGTAGAGGAAACGGGAGGTGAACCAGGCTCTAGTTTCCGCTTCGTTTTCCTGGGAGAAGGTGCACTGTGGTAAGGAGTCGTTGTTATGAGGTTGGCCAACCTTGGCAAAGAGGAGTTCCGGTAAGGCGAACAGGAAGCCGGCCAGCCAAATGGCCGTGCAGGTGATGTGGATGGAGAGGAGTCGACGGCGGCGGTAGGCGTGAACAGCATGGACGATGGCTAGGTACCGGTCTACAGCTATACAGGCCAGCAGCAGGCTGCTGCAGTAGAAATTGATCTTGTGCAGAGCGATCACAGTTTTGCAGAGGAAGGTCCCTAGGACCCAACCCACAGAGCCCTCAGCCACTGCAAAAGGCAGGATGAAGACTAAGAGAAGGTCGGCTACTGCGAGGTGGAACAGGAAGGTCTCGGTTGAGCTCCGCGTGTGCCGGTGCCTCTCCAGGATTACCAGCACCAGGATGTTTCCCATCATACCCAGGAGGAAGATGAGGCTGTAGGCCACAGGCATGAATACCGCCTTAAAGGACGTCAGTAAGGGTCCCTCGACTGTAGAGCAGAAGTTACTGTCCTGTAGGGGAATCTCCGTGCTGTTACTGTAGAAGGCCAGTTCCTTGTACTGTAAggaccaaaagaaagagaaatgaaaacgaTAGccatatcttcttcttcttcttcttcttcttcttttttcctctgagaGGAAGCTGCCACCTGTGAGGTTTCCTGTCCTTCCAGGCTAATGCTTTTTGTCTGTACTATTCTGTTTCCTCTTGGCCTGTCCTTAAGCATGCCATCTttaccctccttcctcccttctgcatatttattttagacaggatctccctCTATAGCCTTGGCTAgcttggaatttactatgtagaccaggttgacctgagCTTTGGGTAGTCTCTGCTTgctgggttctgggattaaaggcacatgccccCATgccctgtctctttttttttttttttttttttaagatttatttatttattgtatgtaagtacactgtagctgtcttcagacactccagaagagggagtcagatcttgttacagatggttgtgagccaccatgtggttgctgggatttgaactctggaccttcggaagaacagtcgggtgctcttacccactgagccatctcaccagccccgccctgtctcttaaatataattttttattctaatttttgGTAGTGCTGAGCAACtgttccaccactgagccacatccctggcCTGAAACTTcaggtcttttcttttctcttcttttctttcgtttttgttcgtttgtttgtatGTAAACTGGACCAGTAGTCACTCACAAAGTGGTAGGGTGTTCTTAAAGATGGAAGGCTTAGGGATTGCAGTCAGTACTGACATTTGGGAATGGAACCTGATAGGAACAAGAAGCCAATATTCCAATTCTGTAAGGACAGTGGGTAGTAAATCTAAGCTCtcactgggggtggggaatggttGAGTGCTGATGTAGCTGGCTTACTTCCTCTaaatttctccccttcttcctgtcTTGATTATTGCTGAAACTGAGGAAATGGCCTCCTATTTGGTTTAATCCACACACGCTTGAGGTATGTAATCTTCCTCTTATTTTACAGACCTGTCTTGCTCAAAGAGGAGGTTTGCTTAAAGGCACGTTTGCCTGTCTTTAGTCAATCAATAACGCTACAATGAGAGCTACTACCCACACTTCCCTCCAAAGGCTTCTGGGAAAGGGGCGGAGCCTAAGTTTCCAGCTACTTCCCAAGCAGAGAGTAAACTCCCTAGGCACAGGAACCCAGCAGCGGAGGCAAATATGAGTCACACACAGGGAGACTAGGCGCAGGGTAGGGAGGAAGCGTTTTCTGAGTGGAAAAGAAGGGGGCGTGCCTGTTATATCTCCGGAAGTCCCTACCTCCGCGTCCTCCTCCCCATCTGCCACTGCCCTCCATCACCCCAGCTCTCAGGTTGTTTGCCTGCTAACCACAGAGGAAGACAGGGTGCCTGTTTTCATACCTTTCACTCACAGCTGCCCTGCACCTGCGTTTCCTCAGCTCCTTACTCTGttcttcctgccctgccctgccctggtcAACCTCCTCCCTGGGCAATACAAAACCAATTACACCCGAACTACTATGGGTTCAAAACACAGTGATATAAGTGATGGGCCCCAGGGAAGTAAGAGACAGTGGGCTGTTCTGTCCTCTAGGCTCTGGCGATCTCGTCTCTGTGCTGACCCCCTTTGAGGAGAGTGAGGGGCTCCTGCCAGTAGGGGTTGGTTCATGGTTACCTTAAATCTTTCTTGCCACCAGGCACACTGTTGTGGGTGACACACTCACTTCCCCTGATGGGTAAACTGATTCCCCATCTTGGTCTTTTGGTCCCTAGAGCAGGTGGCTCTTTCAGAGAGGATGGGGACACATGGTACAATGGCAGCACTATCTACCCACTCTCCAGTGTCCCTTCTTCTGCCGTCACCTTATCCTGTCCCCCATCCTGTCTCTCTATGGGTCTTTCCCcttacttttctttcattttttttttaaattagacttcaaacctttttattttccgtgtatgagagttttgcctgcgcctgtgtgtatgtgtgcatgtgaccgcctagtgcccatggaggtcagaagaaggcccTGGTTTCCTTGGAACTGAGGTTACAGATGGTGGAAatcactatgtgggtgctaggaattgaaccccagtcctctgcaagagtagcaagtgctcttgaccttGGAGCCTCGCTCCGGCCTTATGGGTCCTTTTCTAACTActgtttctgttcttttccaCTTCCTACCCAGTGGACAGGGGGAGCTTCCTCGTACTCACATCCCAGCCCTGCACTTCTCAGGAGCTGAGGGGGGAGGGTGGCTTAAGCCCACGATTTGAGTTCCATTGTCGGTATAGccagactatgtctcaaaaacaaacaaaccaaatctaCACCTACACAGGTCAAATAACCACACCTAACTAGGCCCTATAGATCTAGTGTCCTTTAATGACTCCCCATCACCTGTAAGAAAcaggtgtcttttgtcttgtttttctgatATCGTATACAATAGTAAAACCATTTATATATATGGCTAGGTATGGTGGCTCAGGCTGTTATCCTAACACTAGAGAGAAGAGCCAGGAGATGAAGGGCTCAAAGACAGTTTCATCTacatgagttccaggctggcaAGTATTGCTTGGGTCTctataacaaacaaacatttttggagtagagcccttgcctagcgTGTGCAAAAACAGCctgtgagagagagaatggccCTACAACTCTTGAAAACAATAGACCTGTTAGATAGGGCTTCAATGCCCCAGGTAGAAGGCCTTTACATTTTTATCTAAAGTAGTCCTGGCAGTGCATCTCAGCAGGtagatgcttgcctagcatatacaGGGCCCAGAGTTTGAGCCTCAGCCCTGCAAAAATAAATTTCTCCCAAATGTACACTCCTTTGATGTATTAGACCTTACCTACGACTTCACTGCACCAGACATGCTATTCCTCAGGTATGTGTGCCACAGCCACCTGTCCCCAGCAACCCAGGCAGCTTCCTGTCACCTTCGCTCCTTTTTCAAGTCCACCTCTCTAAACTCTTGCCTTCCTTCAAGGCCCCCAAGTTGACTCCATCTGGGGCTCAGCAGGGATTTACACGTTTGCATCTGTCTGTAAACTCTgcctctggagtctaacttgggCTCTCTATCCCTTTAGGGAGTTGTTTCCAGTAGAACTGAGTAGAGCTATTTGACTCTGACTCTGCAGTAGGAGGTGGAGGGGGAAGCTGTGGGGTGAACTGGTGAGCACAGGCATCAGGCAGATGGTGGAGATGTGATGATTCACCTTGGTAACAGCCGAACCTATCTAGGGGAGCATGTGAGTCTAGCCAGCCTGTCTGGCCTAAAGGCCTTTCATGATAACGGCTCAAGTTTTTATCTAGGCTAGTGAACTTCCTTTCCACTTGAAGTTCAATCAGTGCGATATTCCCACTGGGACAGGTAAGGGGGTGAGggtctgtctcttcctccatgCCAACAGGTATTGTTTTGGTAAAGTCTtcagaggaggagaagatgggaggAAGCTAGTGTGGTATAAATCAACAGAAGGTGTCAAACATTTTTGAAGCTCGACAAGTGTTAAAGCCACTCCCCATACACAGGAGCTTGGGTACTTCTCCTCTCCATCAAACCCTAGAGAGAAGCCTTAGGTAGGGTTGGCTCTGGCCTGGTGGAAAGATGCTGTCAAAGGGAGCTGGCCTAGCTAACACACTGGGAAGAGTGCATTGTCAGCGATGGGATGAATGGCTCCCTCATTCTTGGCTACAAAAGGCAGCAGAAACCCTCATGTGTACCCGCACTGTGGGTACACATGATGGGCAACACACATCctatatagacatagacatatgCCCAGGTGGGACCACACTGCTCTGCTGCATAGACAGGCActcaaacagaacacagacagcgTACACGCAAGCTCTAGGGATGCATGTCCCACGGGAACGGATGCTGCCTGGAATGATGCCAGACATAAGCTAGGGATGTATTTAGAAAGCACTGTGGGCTCTGGGCCAGGAGGATGGGAAGCTGGTCCTGCTGTTGGAGGTTGGGTGGGAAGAAGAAGTAAGCGACTCAAAGTGTTCTTCCTGTTGGGATCCACACAGGCTCCTCTTCCCTCTACACAAGACTGGGGTCTCTCCCTGGGACAGGCAAAATGtctagccgtgtgtgtgtgtgtgtgtgtgtgtgtgtgtgtctgtgtgtctgtgtgtctgtgtgtctgtgtctgtgtgtctctctctgtgtgtgatatgtgtgtgtgtttcttcgaGTTGTCTAGCAGGCAGCCTGTGAGGGTTTGCTGACTGGATTTCTCTGGGAGCAGGCTGGGGAACATTCCTTAAGGATGTACCCTGGATTTTCTTCTAGAATTCAGGATGCTTTGGATGGGGTGTGGCTGGAGAACACTAACAATGCAGAGTCCTTCATAAGCAGAGATGGGGAACCCAAATTCACCAGGTAGAATTATTGCAGGGGGCAAGTTAGAGCTGGGTTGGGGTGTAGCCGGTAGTCTCTGTTAGCTGGGAAGCTGAGTCGAACGAGTCATTTGAGCtcatgagtttgaaaccagcctagtTAGCATACttagaccctgactcaaacaccacacatatacacagagccacagacagacagacagacagacagacagacacacacacacacacacacacacacacacacacacacacacacacaccttccttgcGCGTTCAGGCCGTCATAGGCTTTTTCTAGATGAGGTGAACTCTTTTTCAGGTCAGTTGGCTCTGTTGAAAGGTTTGGAAAATCCCTCCCTGGAAAGGCATTTCCAGGTACTATGAACGTAGGAAATAGGAAAAAGAAGCCTGAAGCCTATGGGAACTGTCTTCAAGGGCTGGGAAGGGCCTTTGGTTCGGAGGAGACAGCTAGACTCCGATGTGAGCCTCACGTATAGAGCAGGACTGGGCAGAAGCTCCCAAGTAGCTCCAGTCGATGGAGGGACAACTTTCTAACAGGCACAGTGATCCACCATCTTTGAACTCATGTGCAAGGGAAGAGTTCCTGTGTCAGGAAAGTCACCCCTGCCTCTCGAGTCTGCTGTTCACT
This portion of the Mus musculus strain C57BL/6J chromosome 9, GRCm38.p6 C57BL/6J genome encodes:
- the Cxcr5 gene encoding C-X-C chemokine receptor type 5; the protein is MNYPLTLDMGSITYNMDDLYKELAFYSNSTEIPLQDSNFCSTVEGPLLTSFKAVFMPVAYSLIFLLGMMGNILVLVILERHRHTRSSTETFLFHLAVADLLLVFILPFAVAEGSVGWVLGTFLCKTVIALHKINFYCSSLLLACIAVDRYLAIVHAVHAYRRRRLLSIHITCTAIWLAGFLFALPELLFAKVGQPHNNDSLPQCTFSQENEAETRAWFTSRFLYHIGGFLLPMLVMGWCYVGVVHRLLQAQRRPQRQKAVRVAILVTSIFFLCWSPYHIVIFLDTLERLKAVNSSCELSGYLSVAITLCEFLGLAHCCLNPMLYTFAGVKFRSDLSRLLTKLGCAGPASLCQLFPNWRKSSLSESENATSLTTF